The genome window CGACGCCTCGCGCAAATCCGTCGGCAGCGCGCTGGCACCGGCAATCACGTTGAACAGGATGTACCACTGGGTGCCCAGGATCATCAGCGGCGAGAGCCAGACATCGGGGTTGAGTTTCAGGGCGACGATGGCGATCACGGCAAACGGAAACAGCACGTTGGCGGGGAAGGCCGCCAGCAATTGCGCGACGGGTTGCAGGCGTTCGGCCCAGCGCGGGTTCAAGCCGATCCAGACACCGATGGGCACCCACACTACGCTGGCCAGCACGATGAGCACGCTGACTCGCAACAGGGTGGCCAGGCCCAGGCCGAAGGTACTGGCGACGTCATCCCAGCCCAACGTGCTGCCAATGAAGCGCGACAAGTGCAGGATGCCGGCGATGCAGGCCGCGGCAACCAGGACGAGCCAGGCCAGGTCGGCGGCGCGGCTGACGCGGGCGCTGGTCTTGAAGCGGAGGGACGGCAGCCGAGGGATCTTCTCCAGAAACAACGACGCCTTGAGGCTGCCCAGCGCCAGCAGCACCAAGGGCACCAGGCGAGTCGAGCGCAGCAGGTCATAGACCCTGGACCGTGGGCGTTTCTGGGAGGCGGTCTGTTCGAAGCGGAATTTGTCCGCCCAGGCGACAATCGGCCGGAAAAACAGCAGGTCATAGGCAATGATCACCCCAACCATGGCCAGCACCGCCCAAGCGATCGCGGTGATGTTTTGCTGCTCGATCGCCAGCGCCAGCCATGAACCGATGCCCGGCAGGCTGACGGTGGTGTCGCCGACGGTAATGGCTTCGGACGCGACGACGAAAAACCAGCCGCCGGACATCGACATCATCATGTTCCACACCAGGCCTGGCGTGGCGAAGGGCAACTCCAGCCTGACGAAACGTTGCCATGGCGAAAACGAGAACTGTCGGCTGACGTCGTAGAGATCGTTGGGCACGGTTCTCAGCGATTGATAGAAACTGAAGGTCATGTTCCAGACTTGGCTGGTGAAGATGGCGAAGATGGCCGCGCACTCCACGCCGGTTTCCTTGCCCGGGAACAGTCCCATGAAGAACACAACGGTAAAAGTGAGAAAGCCCAGGACTGGCACGGATTGGAGAATATCCAACGCCGGCAGGATCACCATTGCCGCCTTGCGGCTTTTGGCTGCCAAGGTGGCAATGACCAAGGAAAAAACCAATGAAACAAACAAGGCGATGAACATGCGCAACGTGGTGCGCAAGGCATATTCCGGCAGGTGCACCAGATCCAGGGACAGTGGCGAAGCGTCCAGCACGCCGAGGGGCTGGTTCATCTGATCCAGGCCATGGAATACAAAGGCAGCCAAGAGCACCAGGAGGCCCAATGACGCTATGTCGGCGCGCCAGGAATGGGCAGGGAGTTGTTCTCTGTTTTTGAAGGGCGTCAATGCAGGTGCAAGGAATGAAGGGCGCATGGATCACCTCTATTACGCTTTGAAAACCAGGGCTGCGACCACACTTGCGATCAATGGACGTGATGAAGTTGAAGCGCACTTGAGCGGGGGGGCGTTAAGTGCCCGGCAAGATTAAGTGTTGCCCGGGGCGATGACCACGCTGACATGGGACATGAAAATATACGTTGGTATATCCGTTCCCTTCGGTGAGAGAAGCATGCAGTAGGGCTTTATCTTTTTTGCTCACTGACGTTGCGCGAGGAGGGTAGAAGGGCGTGCGTCTGATCCGTATTTTTCTGCGCCAGGTGCCTCTGTAATGAACCCGGGCCCGGCCCCAGAATAACCACGCGGTTAGCCTAGTGAGCTACCCGTGTACTGCAATTTTTTGGTCCAGGAGTACTCATGGCGAAGATGGCGATTTTTCTAGGTGGGTTTTTGGCACTGACTCTTCTGATCGGCGTACTGGCGACGATTTCGCCCGTATAGGCACAGGCTGTTGAAGCTTCTGTGACGAGGGATTGCTCCTCGCCACAACTCCACTGTGGTTTTGATTGCCTTTGTGGCGAGGGAGCTTGCTCCCGCTGGGGCGCGCAGTGGCCCTGACGCCCGCACCTCGGTCTAGCATTTTGGGGCTGCTGCGCAGCCCAGCGGGAGCAAGCTCCCTCGCCACAGGGCGGCTCCTGTTGCAATTTTTTGGTCCATGCGTGCTCATGGCGAAGATGGCGATTTTTCTAGGTGGGTGATTGCACCTCGCCACAACTCCACTGTGGGAGCGAGCTTGAACTGGCCTAATGATTTTGGACACTTCAATCGGGCGCTATGATGGCGCCCAAATCTGAGGTGTTTTGGTTATGCGTAAATCTTACTCCAGTGAGTTCAAACTCAAGGCGGCCAGCATGGTGCTGGACGAGGGACAGTCGGTTCCCGAAGTCTGCGCCAGCCTGGATATTGGGCCCACGGCGCTTCGCCGCTGGGTCGATCAGGTTCGCAAGGAACGCTTGGGTTCGACCCCGGTGGGCGCCAAGGCGATTACCGCTGATCAGCGTGAAATTCAGCAGCTCAAAGCGTTGCTCAGGCAAAAAGACCTGGACATTGAAATCCTAAAAAAGGCCAGTGCTCTCCTGCTTTTGGACTCCAAAGATCATTCTCGTTGATCAATGAGCTGGACGAGCAGTACGGCGTTAACAATTGCTGTCGGGCGTTTGGAGTCAACCGCAGCAGCTTTTACGCCTGGCGTCAGCGCCAAGGCAAAGTGAAGCCCGAGCGGGAGAAACTTAAAGCCGTGCTGGTCGAGCATCACAAGGAGTCCAGAGCATCCGCGGGGTCTCGCACCCTTTCCAAGGAGCTGCAAGCAAAGGGACATCGTGTCGGGCGGCATATGGCTCGCAGCTTGATGCGCGAAGCCGGTGTTGCCAGTCGTCAGCGCCGGCGGCACAAGTACAAATCTTCCGGCGTGGAAGCGTTGGTGGCGCCGCACGTGCTCAAGCGCAAGTTTGATGTCACGGCGATCAACCAGGTGTGGTGTGGCGATGTGACGTACATCAAGGTCGGCAAGCGCTGGATGTATTTCGCGGCGGTGCTGGATCTGTTTGCTCGCCGGATCGTGGGCTGGTCGTTTTCAATGATTTCCGATGCCTCGCTGACCTGCGAAGCGTTGCGAATGGCGGTGCAATTGCGAGGTTGCCCAAAAGAGGTGCTGTTTCATTCCGATCAAGGCTGCCAATACACCAGCCACAAATTCAGGAATGAAATGCGCAAGCATGGACTCCTGCAAAGCATGAGTCGCAAAGGTGAGTGCTGGGACAACGCCCCGATGGAGCGTTTCTTTGGGAGCCTGAAGTCAGAGTGGGTGCCAGAAGATGGCTACAGCTCGGAGCATGAAGCCCGCGTGGATGTGCAGCGTTATGTGATGCGTTACAACAACGTCAGACTCCATAGCTACAACGACTACCGGTCGCCGGTAGCTATGGAGAAACTGGCAGCATGAAACCGTAACTGGTGTCCAAAATTAGTTGACCAGTTCAGCTTGCTCGCGATAGCGGTGGTTCAGCTTGCATCCGTGTTGAATGGGCTGCCGCCATCGCGAGCAAGCTCGCTCCCACAGGTTTTGATTGCCTTTTTAATGCTGTTACCGATGCAAGATCACCTGCGCGATTTCCTGCAACCCCATCACCCGTTGCGCCGCATTGAGTTTGATCGCTTCCTTGGGCATGCCGAAGACCACGCAACTGGCTTCGTCCTGGGCCACGGTGCTGGCGCCGGCGTCGAGCATTTCCTTCAGGCCGCGGGCGCCGTCGTCGCCCATGCCGGTCATGATGATGCCGGTGGCGTTGCGGCCGGCGAATTTGGCGACTGAGCGAAACAATACATCCACCGAAGGGCGGTGACGGTTGACCAGCGGGCCGTCCACCACTTGCACGTGATAGAACGCGCCGCTGCGGGTCACCATCATGTGTTTGCCGCCCGGGGCGATGAGCGCCAGGCCCGGGTGGATGCGGTCGTTGTTGCGGGCTTCGCGCACTTCGATCTGGCACAGGCTGTTGAGCCGGGCGGCGAACGAGGCGGTGAACTTTTCCGGCATGTGCTGGACGATGACGATGCCTGGGCAGACCCGTGGCAGGGCGGTGAGCACCGCTTCCAGGGCCTGGGTGCCGCCGGTGGAGGTGCCCAGGGCGACGATGCGTTCGGTGGTCTGCGCCATGGCATGGCCGTTGGCGGCGGGCAGCATGGCGTCGGCGTTGAGTTTGATCGCTGGCGCCAGCGCCGTCGGGGCGGGGCGTTTGCCGAGGTTGCGCACGTTGACTTGGGCGGCGGCACGGATCGCCGACACCAATTCGGGCGCCGATTCCAACAGAAAATTCTTCAGCCCGGTGGTGGGCTTGGTGATGATTTCCACCGCGCCGGCGGCCATCGCCTGCAACGTCGTTTCCGCGCCCCGGGGCGTCAGCGACGAACAGATCACCACCGGGGTAGGGCGTTCGCTCATGATTTTCTTCAGGAAGGTGATGCCGTCCATGCGCGGCATTTCCACGTCCAGCACGATCACGTCGGGCCATTCCTTGGCCAGTTTATCCATGGCGAAAATCGGGTCGGACGCCGCGCCCATGACGTGGATGTCCGGTGTCTCGCTGAGAATCGCCAATAACACCTGGCGAACCACGGCAGAGTCATCCACCAGCAGTACATTGATCTTTTTTGACATGGTCAGTGCCGGGTCCTTATGGGTTGGTGCCTGACCCACACATCGCCGCTGCGCAGGTCGAAGATGATGCTGCGGTGGCCGGTGCTGCCCATGTCCTGGGCGATCAGGTCGAGGCGATAGAGGGCGGCCATTTCCAGCGCGGCGTTGACGTTCAGTCGCGCCACATCGCCGTAGGGCACATGGCGTTGCAGCTCGGGGAACATCTCCCCGCCGCCGAACAGCTTGAGTTGGTAGTCCTCGGGATCGGTGTGGTGCGCCCGGGCCTGACGGATGAACAGTTCGATGGCTTCGTCGGCGTAGAGGCCGTTCAGTGCGTTGGAGCAGCGCACTCGGCTGGGCAGCATGAAGTGGCACATGGCGCCGATCCTGCGTTCGGGGTGCCACAGCGTGATCGCCACGCAAGAGCCGAGAATCGTGCGCAGGCGGGTCGGGCAGGTGGCGAAGCGAAACTCCCCTGGCGCCAGG of Pseudomonas fluorescens contains these proteins:
- a CDS encoding ABC transporter permease, translating into MRPSFLAPALTPFKNREQLPAHSWRADIASLGLLVLLAAFVFHGLDQMNQPLGVLDASPLSLDLVHLPEYALRTTLRMFIALFVSLVFSLVIATLAAKSRKAAMVILPALDILQSVPVLGFLTFTVVFFMGLFPGKETGVECAAIFAIFTSQVWNMTFSFYQSLRTVPNDLYDVSRQFSFSPWQRFVRLELPFATPGLVWNMMMSMSGGWFFVVASEAITVGDTTVSLPGIGSWLALAIEQQNITAIAWAVLAMVGVIIAYDLLFFRPIVAWADKFRFEQTASQKRPRSRVYDLLRSTRLVPLVLLALGSLKASLFLEKIPRLPSLRFKTSARVSRAADLAWLVLVAAACIAGILHLSRFIGSTLGWDDVASTFGLGLATLLRVSVLIVLASVVWVPIGVWIGLNPRWAERLQPVAQLLAAFPANVLFPFAVIAIVALKLNPDVWLSPLMILGTQWYILFNVIAGASALPTDLREASRSFHVRGWQWWRQVALPGVFPYYITGALTAAGGSWNASIVAEAVSWGDQHLYASGLGAFIAQATTAGDLHRVALGVVVMSIFVVGFNRLLWRPLYGFAERRLRID
- a CDS encoding transposase gives rise to the protein MVLDEGQSVPEVCASLDIGPTALRRWVDQVRKERLGSTPVGAKAITADQREIQQLKALLRQKDLDIEILKKASALLLLDSKDHSR
- a CDS encoding IS3 family transposase, with protein sequence MINELDEQYGVNNCCRAFGVNRSSFYAWRQRQGKVKPEREKLKAVLVEHHKESRASAGSRTLSKELQAKGHRVGRHMARSLMREAGVASRQRRRHKYKSSGVEALVAPHVLKRKFDVTAINQVWCGDVTYIKVGKRWMYFAAVLDLFARRIVGWSFSMISDASLTCEALRMAVQLRGCPKEVLFHSDQGCQYTSHKFRNEMRKHGLLQSMSRKGECWDNAPMERFFGSLKSEWVPEDGYSSEHEARVDVQRYVMRYNNVRLHSYNDYRSPVAMEKLAA
- a CDS encoding protein-glutamate methylesterase/protein-glutamine glutaminase, yielding MSKKINVLLVDDSAVVRQVLLAILSETPDIHVMGAASDPIFAMDKLAKEWPDVIVLDVEMPRMDGITFLKKIMSERPTPVVICSSLTPRGAETTLQAMAAGAVEIITKPTTGLKNFLLESAPELVSAIRAAAQVNVRNLGKRPAPTALAPAIKLNADAMLPAANGHAMAQTTERIVALGTSTGGTQALEAVLTALPRVCPGIVIVQHMPEKFTASFAARLNSLCQIEVREARNNDRIHPGLALIAPGGKHMMVTRSGAFYHVQVVDGPLVNRHRPSVDVLFRSVAKFAGRNATGIIMTGMGDDGARGLKEMLDAGASTVAQDEASCVVFGMPKEAIKLNAAQRVMGLQEIAQVILHR
- the cheD gene encoding chemoreceptor glutamine deamidase CheD, producing MNAAIRAVAEEYLAPGEFRFATCPTRLRTILGSCVAITLWHPERRIGAMCHFMLPSRVRCSNALNGLYADEAIELFIRQARAHHTDPEDYQLKLFGGGEMFPELQRHVPYGDVARLNVNAALEMAALYRLDLIAQDMGSTGHRSIIFDLRSGDVWVRHQPIRTRH